In the Malania oleifera isolate guangnan ecotype guangnan chromosome 1, ASM2987363v1, whole genome shotgun sequence genome, one interval contains:
- the LOC131146895 gene encoding uncharacterized protein LOC131146895 isoform X2: MSGLSPSHAYAKPVWPWKHFSSVREFTSSAQESKPVPSERVSAIVDEISGLTLLEVADLTDVLRNKLGFKEMPIMAMMMPGMGMGSVRGPAKGCAAAKGEEKAAEKTAFDLKLEGFDATAKIKIIKEVRTFTDLGLKEAKDLVEKAPTLLKKGVPKEEAEKIVEKMKEVGAKVTME; the protein is encoded by the exons ATGAG TGGGCTTTCACCGTCACATGCCTATGCGAAACCCGTTTGGCCATGGAAGCACTTTAGTTCCGTTCGTGAATTCACATCTTCAGCTCAAGAATCGAAGCCGGTTCCCTCCGAGAGGGTTTCGGCCATCGTAGACGAAATATCCGGCCTCACGTTGCTGGAAGTGGCCGACCTAACAGATGTGTTGAGGAATAAATTAGGCTTCAAGGAGATGCCAATCATGGCGATGATGATGCCGGGGATGGGGATGGGCAGCGTGAGGGGGCCAGCGAAGGGCTGCGCGGCGGCGAAGGGGGAGGAGAAGGCGGCGGAGAAGACGGCTTTTGATTTGAAGCTGGAGGGGTTTGATGCCACGGctaagattaaaataattaaggAGGTGAGGACGTTTACGGATTTAGGACTGAAGGAGGCCAAGGATTTGGTGGAGAAGGCCCCTACGCTTTTGAAGAAGGGCGTGCCAAAGGAGGAAGCGGAGAAGATTGTTGAGAAAATGAAGGAGGTCGGAGCAAAAGTGACAATGGAATAA
- the LOC131146895 gene encoding uncharacterized protein LOC131146895 isoform X1: MRYFRITSSPFLRHLKPISQNPIFVSQRSENSDLLGFIRSNSGLSPSHAYAKPVWPWKHFSSVREFTSSAQESKPVPSERVSAIVDEISGLTLLEVADLTDVLRNKLGFKEMPIMAMMMPGMGMGSVRGPAKGCAAAKGEEKAAEKTAFDLKLEGFDATAKIKIIKEVRTFTDLGLKEAKDLVEKAPTLLKKGVPKEEAEKIVEKMKEVGAKVTME; this comes from the coding sequence ATGAGGTATTTCCGGATCACTTCCTCACCATTTTTACGCCATTTAAAACCAATttctcaaaaccctatattcgtTTCCCAGAGATCCGAAAATTCTGATCTCTTAGGGTTTATTCGATCTAATAGTGGGCTTTCACCGTCACATGCCTATGCGAAACCCGTTTGGCCATGGAAGCACTTTAGTTCCGTTCGTGAATTCACATCTTCAGCTCAAGAATCGAAGCCGGTTCCCTCCGAGAGGGTTTCGGCCATCGTAGACGAAATATCCGGCCTCACGTTGCTGGAAGTGGCCGACCTAACAGATGTGTTGAGGAATAAATTAGGCTTCAAGGAGATGCCAATCATGGCGATGATGATGCCGGGGATGGGGATGGGCAGCGTGAGGGGGCCAGCGAAGGGCTGCGCGGCGGCGAAGGGGGAGGAGAAGGCGGCGGAGAAGACGGCTTTTGATTTGAAGCTGGAGGGGTTTGATGCCACGGctaagattaaaataattaaggAGGTGAGGACGTTTACGGATTTAGGACTGAAGGAGGCCAAGGATTTGGTGGAGAAGGCCCCTACGCTTTTGAAGAAGGGCGTGCCAAAGGAGGAAGCGGAGAAGATTGTTGAGAAAATGAAGGAGGTCGGAGCAAAAGTGACAATGGAATAA